The proteins below are encoded in one region of Pan paniscus chromosome 4, NHGRI_mPanPan1-v2.0_pri, whole genome shotgun sequence:
- the SPINK14 gene encoding serine protease inhibitor Kazal-type 14, translating into MAKSFPVFSLLSFILIHLVLSSVSGPRHWWPPRGIIKVKCPYEKVNLSWYNGTVNPCPGLYQPICGTNFITYDNPCILCVESLKSHGRIRFYHDGKC; encoded by the exons ATGGCCAAATCTTTCCCAGTATTCTCACTTTTGTCCTTTATCTTGATACATTTGGTGTTATCTTCCG TTTCAGGCCCTAGACACTGGTGGCCACCACGTGGAATTATTAAG GTGAAATGTCCATATGAGAAAGTAAACTTGAGTTGGTACAATGGAACAGTCAACCCCTGCCCTGGCTTATATCAACCCATCTGCGGCACCAATTTTATAACCTATGATAATCCCTGCATTCTGTGTGTTGAGAGCTT GAAATCTCATGGAAGAATCAGGTTTTACCATGATGGAAAATGTTAG